Below is a window of Candidatus Omnitrophota bacterium DNA.
GCGTATGAAATGATCACGGTTATCATCATTGTCCTGGGGGCGCTCAATTTCAAATTGCATTATCACGTTTGGAATGGTAATTTTAAGGAGATGGTTAAGAACATTGAAAGCCGGACTTTTTTTGTATCCATCTTGATAACGTTCTCGATCACTGCTGTCGGCCTGCATCAGACGGGTATTTATCCCCAAGCCCTGGTATTATTCCGAAAAGGGTTTTACCAGCTTATCTCCGGGCATGCCGGCACGGGGTTCCAGACCATATATGCCCAGCAGTTCCTGTCCGATTGGAATAACCTGGCATTGGCGGGGATGATTTGCGCCATGGCTTTGGGAGGCGCCGCCTGTTCCACTACCGGAGCGATCAAGATGATCCGGGTGGGTATAATCTATAAAGCTTTACGCCAGGATATTAAAAGGATAATCCTGCCTGAACGGGTGGTGATAGTCCAGAAATTCCATCATATCCGCGAGAGGTTCCTGAATGATAAGATGGTCAGGGCGGCTTTGATGATCACTTTGGCCTATCTGGCGCTTTATGCGGCAGGAGCGATCATCGGGATGTTATGCGGCTTTTCTTTTCTGGAGTCTTTGTTCGAATCCACATCCGCAGCGGCCAATGTCGGTCTTTCCTGCGGGATAACTCAGGCGGGTATGCCGGCGGCGCTGAAAGTGACATACATGATGCAGATGTGGGCGGGCAGGCTGGAATTCATGTCTGTTTTGACCCTGGCCGGATTTATCGTGGCTGCGGTGAGAGGGAAATAATGCCGGGATCGAAAAAGAAAGTATTTTTTTTGATTTTCGTTTTAGGGGCGTTAATTTTTTATAAAAGCGCGTATGCCCAAGTCGTTTCCAGCGCGGACTTGATCCGCCGGGCCAAGGAATACGACGGTAAATCCGTAGTTTATCAAGGCGAGGTGATAGGCGATAAAATGTCCCGCGGTAAATTTGTCTGGATAAACGTGCACGACGGCGATAATGCGCTTGGCGTGTGGGCCTCGGAGGAATTGGCCGGGAATATCCGGGTGACCGGGGCGTATAAACATAGAGGGGATATTATCCGGGTTTCCGGTATATTCAACCGCAGTTGCCAGAAGCACGGCGGCGACCTGGATATACACGCGCAAGCGATAGATAAAGTCTCTGACGGGATCAAGGTAAAAGAAAAAATAAGCGTTGTTAAAGCCAGGCTGGTCCTTATCCTGGCGGGGCTATCGGGGTTGATATGGATATTGATTCGGTTAAAACAGCGTTAGAACAGGATATAGGCTCGGCGGGTTCGGCTGAGGCGTTGGAGGAACTGCGGTTGAAGTACCTGGGCAGGAAAGGTCTCATCCCGCAGTTGACCTCAACTATTCCGGGTTTGCCTGTTCAGGAGCGCGGTTCTTTCGGCAAACAGGTGAATGAGTTGAAAAACCGGATAATGGCGCTTCTGGAAGAAAAGCAAATATCCTTGGGGCAACCGGCCGGCCAGGCGCAAACATCCGGCGTGGATATAAGCCTGCCGGGGATCTGCCAGGGCCTGGGCCGCCGGCATCCGTTGACCTTGATCGTTACCGAGATCTGCGATATGTTCAAAAAGATGGGCTTTGCCGTGGTCGAAGGCCCGGAGATCGAGAGCGAGTATAATAATTTCACCGGATTGAATATACCGATGGAACATCCTTCGCGCGAGGCCTTTGATACTTTTTATCTGAGTGTCCCGGCGGGCAGTGAAGGAAAATACCTTTTGCGCAGCCAGACCTCCACGGTTCAGGTGAGGGCTATGAAAGGCAGCAAGCCGCCGCTGGCGATTATCGCCCCGGGCAGGGTCTTCCGTCCGGACGCGGTTGACGCGTCACATTCCTTTATGTTCAACCAGATCGAGGGCCTTATGGTCGATGAGGGCATTACCTTCGCCGACCTGAAAGGGGCGCTGGAGTTTTTCGCCAAAGGCATTTTCGGGCAGGGTATAAAGATGCGCTTCCGGCCTCATTTCTTCCCGTTTACCGAACCTTCGGCGGAGGTGGATATTTCCTGCATTATCTGTAAAGGCAAGGGATGCTCTGTCTGCGGAAGAAAGGGGTGGTTGGAGATACTGGGTTCGGGCATGGTCCATCCCAATGTATTTAAGAATGTGGGGTATGACCCGGATAAGTACACTGGTTTTGCTTTCGGCATGGGCGTGGAGCGCATAGCCATGCTTAAATACGGGATAAACGATATCAGGCTGTTTTTTGAGAACGATCTTCGTTTTCTTAAACAATTCTAAATATGAAAGTAACGTATAACTGGTTAAAAGAATTCGTAGATATAAAGATGCCGGCGCAGGAATTGGCGGATAGGCTGACCATGTCCGGGCTTGAGGTTAAGTCCGTCGAGGAAAAAGCCGGCGATTTTGTTTTCGAGATTGAGATCACCTCTAACCGTCCGGATTGGCTCAGCGTTATCGGCGTGGCCAGGGAAGTTGCGGCTTTAACCGGGAAAAAGACAAAGACCGGGCAAATGAAATCCGTTAAGATCGAAACCGGATGCGCTGATAAATTCGGGATCGAAATAGAGGATAGGAACGATTGCCCGTTTTATACCGCCAGGGTCATCCGCAACGTAAAAGCCGGGCCTTCTCCTGAGTGGCTCAGGGCCCGCTTGGAATCCTTGGGGGTGCGCAGCGTGAACAACGTTGTGGACATCACTAATTATGTTTTATTCGAGACAGGCGAGCCCCTGCACGCGTTCGATCTGGATAAATTGAGCGGCCGGGAGATCGTGGTTCGCCGAGCATCTAAGGGAGAAAAGCTGGTCACCATCGACGGCCAGGAAAGGGAATTAAGCCCGGATATACTGGTGATCGCCGATAAGAAAAAAACCGTAGCTATTGCCGGTGTTATGGGAGGCAAGGATACAGAGGTGACCGAAAATACCCGGAATGTATTATTAGAGGCTGCGATATTCGAACCTGTTTTGATCAGGCGCGGCAGGCAGAAATTAGGAATGACCAGCGACGCGGCATACAGGTTTGAACGCGGCATTGACCCTGCCGGACCGGCGGCGGCTTCGTTAAGGGCCGCGAAACTGATCGGGGAACTTTGCGCAGGCGATCTGTCTTGCGCAGCAAGTTCAGGCGTCAGCCGCATGAACGTGGCTAAAGTGTGTTTGACCGCGGCCGGCATAAAGAGGAGCCTCGGCGTCGAGATCCCCCAGGCGAGAGTAAATAATATCCTGGCTGGCCTGGGGTTTGAGATAAAAGGCAAGAAAAAAGGCTGTCTGCAAGTCAAGGTCCCTTCGTGGCGGTTGGATGTCAAAGAGGAAGTCGATCTGATCGAGGAGATTTCCCGGATCTACGGTTTTGAGAACATCCCGTCGACATTGGCCAAGGTGGGTTTGAAAAATCAGGAAACAGCCGCACAGGACCATATCAGCCAAAGCAAAGATATACTTTCCGGGCTGGGGCTGAATGAAGTAGTAACTTACAGCCTGATCGACAGAAAGAGCCTGGATGGTTTTTGGGAAGGCGATGATTCTTTGATAGCGGTTTGCAACCCCTTGAGCATCGAGCAGGAGGTAATGCGGCCTGTGCTTATGCCCAGCCTTGTCCGCTGCGTTTCGCATAACCTTAAGCAGAAACAGGAATACGTGAATATATTCGAGATTGCCCGGGTCTACCGTCTGGATGGGAAACGGATACAGGAGGAGTACCGTTTGGGGATCTGTTTGTGCGGGTCAAAGCTGGTTTGGTTCGATAAAGGCAGGGTCCAGGATGAAGCCGGATTCTTGCATTTAAAAGGGGCGGTTGAAACCCTGCTCAAACGCCTGAATGTGCTTGGGCAGGATCTCAGGTTTATTGCCCGGGGCGCATACGCGTTCCGGGTCTTTGCCGGGGATGTCGATATAGGAAGCCTTTGCAGGTTGGATAGAAAGCGTCTTGACCGAATGGAAATAAAGAACAAAGAGGTGTTCGGCGCCGAGATCGACCTGCCCAAGGTTTTTTCTTTGATCAGCCCGGCTAAGAAATTCAGCGCTTTGCCGAAATTCCCGTTCGCGGTCAGGGATATAAGCATGATCCTGGCCGAAGCGCTGCCGGCGGAAAAAATAATAAAAGCTATACTTGCCCAAGGGCGGGATCTTATCAAAGAGGCGGAGGTTGTAGACCGCTACAAAGGTAAGCCCATCGATCCCGGGTATAAAGGCCTAACCATATCCTGCCGGTATGCTTCAGATGACCGGACCCTGACTGAGGCAGAGATTGCCCCGGTACACGAAGCCGTAATATCCCGTCTTAAAGAAGAGTTTGGCGCCCGCCTGCGCTGAACTTGACGTATCCGCGGTTGTGTGTTATACTTTTCTCGTCAGGAAAAGATCTTTTATATCCCTGCCGTGTACGTTGAAGACTTGATGATTGGTGAACCAACACCAAGATACCGGGAGCTTATGCTTCTTGACGCTAAGGCGTAAAAGAGAGGGTTCCCACCTGTACCTAAAAGGTTCAGCCCATCATATTCAACGGCACAGCGCGGGGATATTTTTTTAGGGACGGTTCTCAAGGACAGGCAAAAGTGCCCCCTAAGGGGGGCATTTCTAAGCGTCAAAGAGAATCGTCCCTTTCTTTTTCTTTTCCCTTGAGCCGGCAATCAAACCGTGATAAAATTTAACTAAATCCGGCGTTTCTTTCAGGGTGATGAACAGCCGGTTCTTATTTGAGAACCACCGGGGGGGCTATGATCATATCAGAGTTAAAACCTTTTGCGGAAATAGAAGATAGCTTAAAAGCCCATAAGAAAATATTTATTGTCGGATGCGGCGATTGCGCCACTGCCTGTGCCTCAGGCGGCGAAGCTCAATGCAAGCAGATCAAAGAACAATTAGAGGCTAAAGGTAAGAGCGTTTTGGGTTTTTGCCTGCCTGAATCCGCCTGTGTTGCCGCCAAATTGAAAAGTGAACTGGCCAGGAATATGCAGGTTTTACGCCAGGCTGACGCTGTGCTGGTTTTGGCTTGCGGCCTAGGCGCGCAGTCGGTCAAGGATAACGACAGGCTGGAACTGGCGGTATTGCCGGGATGTAATACTTTATTCGGCGCGGTTATGGACAGCCAGGGTAATTTCAGCGAGAAATGTTCGATGTGCGGCGCTTGCGTTCTGGGGCTGACCGAAGGGATCTGCCCGGTGACGCTCTGCGCAAAAGGCCTGCTTAACGGACCCTGCGGCGGGATGAATAAAGGCAAATGCGAATTAGACCCCCAGCGGGATTGTGCCTGGGTCCTGATCTGGCGCCAGATGGGGAAAAAGCAGAATTTAGGGCAGATGAAGAAGATCGCCCCCCCGCGGGACTGTTCAAAATCCACTAAGCCCCGCAGGCTGGCGATGAATACCCCGGTTTAAGAAGATGGCCGACTTAAGATTGACAAAGGACAGTATTCGTAATAAAATCTTACTTAGGATAAAAAGAGAGAAGGAGGAAAACCGGAACAAAAAAAGCGAGATCATAAAAGAAAAGCTTTTTCGAACCCGAGTTTTTAAAGAGGCAAAGATCGTGATGTTCTATATGTCATTAGGTGGAGAAGTCAATACGGCGGATATGATAAGAGAGGCGCAAGGGCTGGGCAAGACGGTCGCGGTTCCCGTTTGCGGGAAAAATAGAATGATGAAGCCTTGTTTATTAAAAGAAAAGGGCGGGTTGCTGAAAGGCCCTTACGGTATATTGGAGCCGGTCCGGAAAGAGCCGGTCCCTTTGAAGAAGATAGACCTTGTTATTGTGCCGGGGCTGGCCTTTGATAAAAAGGGAAAGCGGCTTGGCCGGGGCAAGGCATACTACGACCGTTTCTTGAGAAGGCTTCCATCAAGGGCTCCGTCCATAGGCCTGGCGTTCGATTTCCAAGTTCTTCCCTTTATCCCCACCACCACCACCGACGTAGACGTCAAAAAACTTATCTTCGCCTGAAAAACAGGAAAAACGCGTAAAATAACAACAGGGGCAGTTTGTCTTGCAAGGCACAACTGTTTCAACTCCCGGTTCTGCGCCGGGTATAGTCGGAGGGAGATAGATGCTTAATCTAATTATTTTCATCGCGGTAGCCTTGATCTCCACCATTATCGGTTATTCGATGCGCCGATATATGGCGGAAAAGAAGATCCAGGACGCCGAGGCAAAGGCAAAGTTCATTGAAGAACAGGCGAAAAAAGAGGCGGAAGACCGCCGACGTTCGGCGGAATTAGAGGCGAAAGACCTGCTTTACAAGATGCGGCAGGATTTCGAGCAGCAGACCAAGGACCGCAGGCAGGAGATCGTTAATCTGGAGAAAAGGCTTACCCAGAAGGAAGAGAATATCGACCGCAGGCTTGACCTTTTGGAAAAGAAAGAAAAAGATATTGAGCTTCGCCAGGAAGGCCTGAAGAAGCAGGAAGAGGGTTTAAAGGCGAAAGAAAGCCAGCTGCATGGTTTGATCGCCGAAGAGAAGGAAAGGCTGCAAAAGATAGCCTCTCTTTCCGTAGAAGAGGCAAGGCAGATCCTTTTAAGCAGGTTGAATGAAGAGCTTAACGCCGAAAAGGCGGTATTGATCAAGAAGCAGGAAGAGGAACTGCGCGGCATAGCTGACAAAAAAGCCGCGGAGATAATCAGCCTTTCCATACAGCGTTGCGCCGTAGAACATACAGTGGAGTCGACGGTAAGCGTGGTTAATCTTCCCAGCGATGAGATGAAGGGCCGGGTCATCGGCCGGGAAGGAAGGAATATCCGGGCGCTGGAAATGGCCACCGGGGTGGATGTGATTATTGACGATACCCCTGAGGCGGTGACCCTTTCCTGTTTTGATCCTGTCCGCAGGGAGATCGCGCGCTTGAGCCTGGAGAAGCTTTTGGGGGACGGCAGGATCCATCCTGGGCGCATTGAGGAGGTAGTGGAGAAGACCAAAAAGGAAATGGATGAGAAAATCCGCGAAGAAGGGGAGCGCGCGGCTTTTGACTCCGGGGTGGACGGCCTGCATCCGGAGCTGGTAAGGCTTTTAGGCAGGCTAAAGCACCGTACCAGTTTCGGCCAGAATGCGCTGCAGCATTCCAAAGAAGTTTCTTATTTGCTGGGAGTGATGGCTTCGGAACTGGGATTGAATTTCAAGCTGGCCCGCAGGATCGGACTTTTGCACGATATAGGCAAAGCCGTGGATCATCAGGTGGAAGGTACCCACGCCAAGCTGGGCGCTGACCTGGCCAAGAAATACAATGAATCTCCGGAAGTGATCCATGCCATCGAGGCGCACCATGAAGAGGCGGAACCGAAGAGCTTCTTCGCTGTCCTGGCTGTGGCCGCTGACGCGATAAGCGCCGCCCGGCCGGGGGCCAGAAGGGAAACGCTGGAGACATATATAAAACGGTTGGAGAAGTTAGAGTCTATCGCCAACCTTTTTAAAGGCGTGGATAAATCTTACGCGATCCAGGCTGGCCGCGAGATACGGGTCATAGTGCAGCCGGAGAAGATCGCCGACGGCGAAGCGATCAATCTCGCGCGGGATATTCGCAAACGTATCGAGGAAGGGATGGAATACCCCGGGCAGATCAAAGTCACGGTTATCCGCGAGACCCGGGCTATAGAGTACGCTAAATAAAAGAATGAAGATATTATTCATAGGAGACGTGGTAGGTAAACCCGGTCGGGATGCGGTCAAGCGGCTCGTCCCGGAATTGAAGAAAGAGTTGGGCCTGGATTTTGTCATCGCCAACGCCGAGAACTCTTCCGGCGGGTCGGGGATCACCGGCAAGACCTCCGAGGAATTATTCGCCAGCCAGGTCGATGTTTTGACTTCCGGGGACCACATCTGGAAGAAACGCGAGATCGTAGGACTTATCGCTGTTGAAAAACGCATATTAAGGCCGGTTAATTATCCTAAAGGCTCCCCGGGTGCGGGCTGGGGTATTTTTGAAACGGCAAACGGGAAAAAGGTCGGGGTGGTTTGTGTCCTGGGTCGGGTTTTTCTGGAGCCCGTTGACTGCCCTTTTAGAGCCTGTGACCAGGCAATAGAGTGCGTTAAAAAAGAAACCAATATAATAATAGTGGACATCCACGCCGAGGCGACCTCTGAAAAAGTCGCCCTAGGCTGGTATTTGACCGGGAAGGTCTCTGCGGTTTTGGGCACGCATACGCATATCCAGACCGCTGATGAAAAGATCCTTCAGCCGGGCACCGCCTATATTACCGATGCCGGGATGACCGGGCCGTATGATTCGGTTATCGGAAGAAGGATAGAGGACGTTCTGCACCGGTTCATTACTTCCCTGCCGGTAAAGTTCGAGGTGGCGGAGGATAACATCCAGCTCCACGGGGTTATCCTGGATATAGACGATAATAGCGGCAGGGCCGGGGACATTGAAAGGATCCAGCGGAAAATGCCTGCTGTATGACAAATGCCCGAATCCTATAAAACTAAAAGATCTTTCGGTAAGTTATATTTTGCCGCGGCCGCGGTATTTTTCTGCGCTTTTTCCGTATACGCCGGGCTTTGGGCGTATGCCGCAGAAGGCGAACTTGAATATACGGTCGACCTCAACGCTAATGCCATCCCTTTACCCGGAATATTCTCCCCGAATATAGACTTGAGCGGCAGAGGAAGTCATTCCGATCCCGTCTGGCCGCAATCCCTGGCAGCTCCGGAAGCGCTGGACGCCTGGGAAAAAAGTATCGGCTGGAAAGGCATATACCGCCTGCAGTATAATCTTTGGGAGATCAGCCGGCATGCCAAAGATAAGCAGCTTCAGGATAAGCTTCTGGCGAATTATGAATCGGTGATCAAAAGGATAAGCGATGCCGGGGGGACGGTTATCCTGGATATATTCAGCACGCCTTCCGGCCAGGGCAAAGTTTTAGACAAGAAAAGCTCGCCGGTAAATCTTAAAGCATTTAAGGAAGTTGTTAAAGGATATATCCGCGAGCTCAGCTGCAATAAGAAATACAATGTTTGGTATGAGGTTTGGAGCGCTCCTGACCTGGATAATTTCTTCCTGGGAAGCCAGCAGGAATACCTTAAACTTTACCGGGCAGTGGCTGAGGCCGTTAAGGAACTTGAGGATGAGACCAAGATACATATACTCGTGGGAGGCCCCTCGACCAGCTGGTGGTTCAGGAACCCGGAGGGGAATAATATCCTCATCCCGGAGAAAAGCCTTATTTACGGGCTGATAAAGTTCTGCTATACGTATAAGCTGCCCCTGAACTTTATTACCTGGCATGCTTATTCCACCGATCCTTACACCGAAAAAAGGCTTACCGCGTATAATAAAGAATTCATTGTTTTGATCCGAGAATGGCTTTCATATTTTAATTTTCCGCAGGATATCCCGCTCTTGGTAGACGAGTGGAATTATGACAGCGGGGCGAACGTCCTTCCTGAAAGGAAAGAGAAGGCGAATATCTGCGCCAGTTTTATCCCCGGCAGGATCAAGAATATGTATCAGGCGGGGATAGACGGCCAGGTTTTTTTCTCGCTCGAAGATTTTCAGGGCAATAAAGAAGGCGTGGTCCGCAATGTTGGCGTTTTCTGGTTCAAAAGCGGCTCTCCCGGGTATCAAGGCGGGCCGAAGCCGATATTCGCGGTTTTCAAAATGCTGGCGTCTTTATACAAAGATCTCCTACAGCCGCAGGCGAGGTTAAATGACGAGTTTGTCGGCGCGATCGCTACCAAAGGCCAGGACGAATCGGCGGTGCTGATCTATAATTATATCGATACGGACATATTCCGTAATTACCTGTCCCGGGAGATCGCCCTTTTGAAA
It encodes the following:
- a CDS encoding methylenetetrahydrofolate reductase C-terminal domain-containing protein: MIISELKPFAEIEDSLKAHKKIFIVGCGDCATACASGGEAQCKQIKEQLEAKGKSVLGFCLPESACVAAKLKSELARNMQVLRQADAVLVLACGLGAQSVKDNDRLELAVLPGCNTLFGAVMDSQGNFSEKCSMCGACVLGLTEGICPVTLCAKGLLNGPCGGMNKGKCELDPQRDCAWVLIWRQMGKKQNLGQMKKIAPPRDCSKSTKPRRLAMNTPV
- a CDS encoding TrkH family potassium uptake protein; protein product: MIPRPDIEDVKAIGYYLGKIILSLSATMVVPLLLGILLGEFSPAMDFMVGIEASLILGLFLTKICFTENDLNWMQGMIVVSLSWVVAMVLAAIPLYLSGHWLSFMDACFDTMSGLTTTGLALVQDMDHLSYSHNLWRHLIMFIGGQGIVIVAVSLFVKGFSGALKMYVGEARDEKILPNVIHGSRFIWLVSVVFLVLGTIALGVTGIVNGLKPFNAFFHGACIFMTAFDTGGFAPQSQSVLYYHSLAYEMITVIIIVLGALNFKLHYHVWNGNFKEMVKNIESRTFFVSILITFSITAVGLHQTGIYPQALVLFRKGFYQLISGHAGTGFQTIYAQQFLSDWNNLALAGMICAMALGGAACSTTGAIKMIRVGIIYKALRQDIKRIILPERVVIVQKFHHIRERFLNDKMVRAALMITLAYLALYAAGAIIGMLCGFSFLESLFESTSAAANVGLSCGITQAGMPAALKVTYMMQMWAGRLEFMSVLTLAGFIVAAVRGK
- a CDS encoding TIGR00282 family metallophosphoesterase is translated as MKILFIGDVVGKPGRDAVKRLVPELKKELGLDFVIANAENSSGGSGITGKTSEELFASQVDVLTSGDHIWKKREIVGLIAVEKRILRPVNYPKGSPGAGWGIFETANGKKVGVVCVLGRVFLEPVDCPFRACDQAIECVKKETNIIIVDIHAEATSEKVALGWYLTGKVSAVLGTHTHIQTADEKILQPGTAYITDAGMTGPYDSVIGRRIEDVLHRFITSLPVKFEVAEDNIQLHGVILDIDDNSGRAGDIERIQRKMPAV
- the rny gene encoding ribonuclease Y, translated to MLNLIIFIAVALISTIIGYSMRRYMAEKKIQDAEAKAKFIEEQAKKEAEDRRRSAELEAKDLLYKMRQDFEQQTKDRRQEIVNLEKRLTQKEENIDRRLDLLEKKEKDIELRQEGLKKQEEGLKAKESQLHGLIAEEKERLQKIASLSVEEARQILLSRLNEELNAEKAVLIKKQEEELRGIADKKAAEIISLSIQRCAVEHTVESTVSVVNLPSDEMKGRVIGREGRNIRALEMATGVDVIIDDTPEAVTLSCFDPVRREIARLSLEKLLGDGRIHPGRIEEVVEKTKKEMDEKIREEGERAAFDSGVDGLHPELVRLLGRLKHRTSFGQNALQHSKEVSYLLGVMASELGLNFKLARRIGLLHDIGKAVDHQVEGTHAKLGADLAKKYNESPEVIHAIEAHHEEAEPKSFFAVLAVAADAISAARPGARRETLETYIKRLEKLESIANLFKGVDKSYAIQAGREIRVIVQPEKIADGEAINLARDIRKRIEEGMEYPGQIKVTVIRETRAIEYAK
- a CDS encoding 5-formyltetrahydrofolate cyclo-ligase, which codes for MADLRLTKDSIRNKILLRIKREKEENRNKKSEIIKEKLFRTRVFKEAKIVMFYMSLGGEVNTADMIREAQGLGKTVAVPVCGKNRMMKPCLLKEKGGLLKGPYGILEPVRKEPVPLKKIDLVIVPGLAFDKKGKRLGRGKAYYDRFLRRLPSRAPSIGLAFDFQVLPFIPTTTTDVDVKKLIFA
- the pheS gene encoding phenylalanine--tRNA ligase subunit alpha encodes the protein MDIDSVKTALEQDIGSAGSAEALEELRLKYLGRKGLIPQLTSTIPGLPVQERGSFGKQVNELKNRIMALLEEKQISLGQPAGQAQTSGVDISLPGICQGLGRRHPLTLIVTEICDMFKKMGFAVVEGPEIESEYNNFTGLNIPMEHPSREAFDTFYLSVPAGSEGKYLLRSQTSTVQVRAMKGSKPPLAIIAPGRVFRPDAVDASHSFMFNQIEGLMVDEGITFADLKGALEFFAKGIFGQGIKMRFRPHFFPFTEPSAEVDISCIICKGKGCSVCGRKGWLEILGSGMVHPNVFKNVGYDPDKYTGFAFGMGVERIAMLKYGINDIRLFFENDLRFLKQF
- a CDS encoding DNA-binding protein — translated: MPGSKKKVFFLIFVLGALIFYKSAYAQVVSSADLIRRAKEYDGKSVVYQGEVIGDKMSRGKFVWINVHDGDNALGVWASEELAGNIRVTGAYKHRGDIIRVSGIFNRSCQKHGGDLDIHAQAIDKVSDGIKVKEKISVVKARLVLILAGLSGLIWILIRLKQR
- the pheT gene encoding phenylalanine--tRNA ligase subunit beta: MKVTYNWLKEFVDIKMPAQELADRLTMSGLEVKSVEEKAGDFVFEIEITSNRPDWLSVIGVAREVAALTGKKTKTGQMKSVKIETGCADKFGIEIEDRNDCPFYTARVIRNVKAGPSPEWLRARLESLGVRSVNNVVDITNYVLFETGEPLHAFDLDKLSGREIVVRRASKGEKLVTIDGQERELSPDILVIADKKKTVAIAGVMGGKDTEVTENTRNVLLEAAIFEPVLIRRGRQKLGMTSDAAYRFERGIDPAGPAAASLRAAKLIGELCAGDLSCAASSGVSRMNVAKVCLTAAGIKRSLGVEIPQARVNNILAGLGFEIKGKKKGCLQVKVPSWRLDVKEEVDLIEEISRIYGFENIPSTLAKVGLKNQETAAQDHISQSKDILSGLGLNEVVTYSLIDRKSLDGFWEGDDSLIAVCNPLSIEQEVMRPVLMPSLVRCVSHNLKQKQEYVNIFEIARVYRLDGKRIQEEYRLGICLCGSKLVWFDKGRVQDEAGFLHLKGAVETLLKRLNVLGQDLRFIARGAYAFRVFAGDVDIGSLCRLDRKRLDRMEIKNKEVFGAEIDLPKVFSLISPAKKFSALPKFPFAVRDISMILAEALPAEKIIKAILAQGRDLIKEAEVVDRYKGKPIDPGYKGLTISCRYASDDRTLTEAEIAPVHEAVISRLKEEFGARLR